In Sedimentibacter sp. MB31-C6, one genomic interval encodes:
- a CDS encoding DUF1292 domain-containing protein has translation MKNNIVELINDEGKTEKLVVEATFHVDDIQYAVLHEINSDEGMIYCVEETEDGEVIFSIVEDEEELKEVVEIYEGIADELI, from the coding sequence ATGAAAAATAATATTGTAGAATTGATTAATGATGAAGGTAAAACTGAAAAATTAGTAGTTGAAGCGACCTTTCACGTTGATGATATCCAGTATGCAGTACTTCATGAAATTAACTCTGATGAAGGTATGATTTACTGTGTAGAAGAAACTGAGGACGGAGAAGTTATTTTTAGTATAGTAGAAGATGAAGAAGAATTAAAAGAAGTTGTAGAAATATACGAAGGAATAGCAGATGAACTAATTTAA
- a CDS encoding peroxiredoxin, with product MIPNNDDSTNTYIENRECLTIGRIAPDFTAITTQGVISLSQYRGNWVVLFSHPGDFTPVCTSEFISFAQLYPEFEKRNVQLIGLSIDSNPSHIAWLYDIFQFTGLYMPFPLIADRDAIVSNLYGMVNPDRIYEQSVRDVFIIDPLQRIRAILSYPATVGRNMYELLRLIDALQISTEYEVSTPANWMPGEPVIQPLPQTYDEAIERAEDPESFGVECPRWYYCFEDLDNQLQENL from the coding sequence ATGATTCCAAATAATGATGATTCAACAAATACATATATTGAAAATAGAGAATGCTTAACAATAGGTCGTATTGCACCTGATTTTACTGCAATTACCACTCAAGGTGTTATATCTCTATCCCAATATAGAGGAAATTGGGTTGTATTATTTTCACATCCTGGAGATTTCACACCGGTTTGTACCTCTGAATTTATTTCTTTTGCCCAACTTTATCCAGAATTCGAAAAAAGAAATGTACAATTAATAGGTTTAAGTATAGATAGTAATCCATCTCATATAGCATGGTTATATGATATATTTCAATTTACTGGTCTTTACATGCCGTTTCCTTTAATAGCAGATAGAGACGCGATAGTTTCTAATCTTTATGGAATGGTAAACCCTGACAGAATTTATGAACAAAGTGTAAGAGATGTATTTATTATTGACCCTCTACAAAGAATACGTGCTATTTTAAGTTATCCTGCTACAGTTGGGAGAAATATGTATGAATTATTAAGACTAATTGATGCACTTCAAATATCTACTGAATATGAAGTAAGCACTCCTGCAAATTGGATGCCTGGAGAACCTGTTATTCAACCATTACCACAAACATATGATGAAGCAATAGAAAGGGCTGAAGATCCTGAAAGTTTTGGTGTTGAATGTCCTCGATGGTACTATTGCTTTGAAGATTTAGATAATCAACTCCAAGAAAATTTGTAA
- a CDS encoding RrF2 family transcriptional regulator: MILSTKGRYGLKAVFELSLNYGSGPISLKKVSEKYEISENYLEQLFAKLKKKGYIETVRGPQGGYMLAKNPKEITVGMILRTLEGDITTSDCLGKDICSRESICATRIIFEKIENSINDVIDNITLADMYEDHKKILTEDNNEQKNLS; encoded by the coding sequence ATGATATTATCAACGAAGGGCAGATATGGTTTGAAAGCAGTATTTGAACTTTCACTAAATTATGGATCTGGCCCGATTTCTCTTAAGAAAGTATCAGAAAAATATGAAATATCTGAAAATTACTTAGAACAACTATTTGCTAAGTTAAAGAAAAAAGGTTATATAGAAACAGTAAGAGGACCTCAAGGCGGATATATGCTTGCAAAAAATCCTAAGGAAATAACAGTTGGAATGATTCTTAGAACATTAGAGGGAGATATTACGACTTCTGATTGCTTAGGTAAAGATATTTGTTCAAGAGAATCAATATGCGCTACAAGAATTATTTTTGAAAAAATAGAAAATAGCATTAATGACGTAATTGATAATATAACACTTGCTGATATGTACGAGGATCATAAAAAAATTTTAACGGAGGATAATAATGAGCAGAAAAATTTATCTTGA
- a CDS encoding aldo/keto reductase → MMQYTKLFRNKISKICYGTLALSNLQNDDNVYNKVNLLNYAYEKGINFYDTAELYNNYNILKEFIKDKDRDKLIIATKSYAYDKKTAEYSVNKALRELNTNYIDVFMLHEQDNGNNFIGHYEAVKRFMKYKDEGIIKHFGISTHRVEAVKDSIKFKEIDIVFPLINMKGIGLQDGTIEDMLDAVKIAKLNGKFILAMKIYGGGHLISEAKDAFNFANNLKDVDSLAIGMSTIEEIEANICYLENNELKNNIKSKIRNQKRTLVIEEWCVGCGKCTKKCKQNALKIVNGKCKVDMSKCVLCSYCAGECADFYIKIV, encoded by the coding sequence ATGATGCAATATACAAAATTATTTAGAAATAAAATATCAAAAATTTGTTATGGAACACTAGCTTTAAGTAATTTGCAAAATGATGATAATGTTTACAATAAAGTAAATTTATTAAATTATGCTTATGAAAAAGGAATAAATTTTTATGATACAGCAGAACTTTATAATAATTATAATATATTAAAAGAATTCATAAAAGATAAAGACAGGGATAAACTAATAATAGCTACAAAAAGCTATGCTTATGATAAAAAGACAGCAGAATATAGTGTTAACAAGGCATTAAGAGAATTAAACACAAACTATATCGATGTATTTATGCTACATGAACAAGATAATGGCAATAATTTTATTGGTCATTATGAGGCTGTTAAACGCTTTATGAAGTACAAGGATGAAGGAATAATAAAACATTTTGGTATATCTACACATAGAGTGGAAGCAGTGAAAGACAGTATTAAATTTAAAGAAATTGATATAGTATTTCCTTTAATAAATATGAAAGGAATTGGCCTACAGGATGGAACAATAGAAGATATGTTGGATGCTGTAAAAATAGCTAAGTTAAATGGTAAGTTTATTTTAGCTATGAAAATATATGGAGGAGGACATCTAATTTCAGAAGCAAAGGATGCATTTAACTTTGCGAATAATTTAAAGGATGTGGACTCTTTAGCTATAGGTATGAGTACTATTGAAGAAATAGAAGCTAATATCTGTTATTTAGAAAACAATGAGTTAAAAAATAATATAAAAAGTAAAATTAGAAATCAAAAACGTACTCTTGTTATAGAAGAGTGGTGCGTAGGCTGTGGAAAATGCACAAAGAAATGTAAACAAAATGCATTGAAAATTGTTAATGGAAAATGTAAAGTAGATATGAGTAAATGTGTTTTATGCAGTTATTGTGCTGGTGAATGTGCGGATTTTTATATCAAAATTGTATGA
- the alaS gene encoding alanine--tRNA ligase — translation MDNLDRFSINNIRKEFMDFFKSKEHLTEQSFSLIPKNDKSLLLIGAGMAPMKRYFTGAEIPPSNRMATCQKCVRTGDIDNVGITARHLTFFEMLGNFSFGDYFKDEAISWAWEFLTKTLKIEEDKLWVTVYEEDTDAEKIWHEKVGVPLERIVRLGKDDNFWELEVGPSGPCSEIYYDTGEGKGCGLPDCKPGCDCNRYIEIWNLVFTQFDKDEKGVYHPLPNPNIDTGMGLERVATVLQGKPSVFDVEPLLSIIKKIEEITNLSYGKDKNKDTAMKIICDHSRAATFMIGDGVIPSNEGRGYVLRRLIRRAIRKGKFLGIHREFLTETVQVVINEWEKAYPELSEKESYILKVINLEEEKFKITIDQGLELLQKEIQKIKEADKHVLDGSIAFKLYDTYGFPYELTEEILNENDFELDKEEFLAIMEEHRKMAREARNKTGSSGWKNKDFNIDAAKTIFTGYTEVSDEAEVLKIIVNGVENNTIEEGQSGFIILNKTPFYAESGGQVGDTGKLAADEFEADVISTNKYNKDIYIHEAKIMKGSISVGDNIIASIDVDKRKNIAKNHTSTHLLHKVLKQILGEHVNQAGSYVSEERLRFDYTHFETIDEATIKEIERRVNKAIFADYKVFTDLLDIEDAKKSGATALFDEKYDGVVRVVSIDTFSKELCGGTHINETGKIGLFKIISEGSIASGVRRIEAITGKAALNYLNYLNDLVDGLSETMKTTREELLSKVNNLKKELKDKDKEIHKLNNEILKNNINEILDDYEEINGLKLFAIKTKDKDANSLREMADKIKDKNENCIIILASDLGNKVLFVSSVTKDLVKKGIHAGNIIKTAATVAGGGGGGRPDFAQAGGKNPEKINEAFEVVKNQIKEIN, via the coding sequence ATGGATAATTTAGATAGATTTTCGATTAATAATATAAGAAAAGAATTTATGGATTTTTTTAAAAGTAAAGAACATTTAACTGAACAAAGCTTTTCATTAATACCAAAGAATGATAAAAGTTTACTTCTCATAGGAGCTGGAATGGCACCTATGAAAAGATATTTTACAGGTGCAGAGATACCTCCATCTAATAGAATGGCTACATGTCAAAAATGTGTACGCACTGGAGATATTGATAATGTAGGAATTACTGCAAGACATTTAACTTTTTTTGAAATGCTCGGAAACTTTTCTTTTGGTGATTATTTTAAAGATGAAGCTATTTCTTGGGCGTGGGAATTTTTAACAAAAACATTAAAGATTGAAGAAGATAAACTATGGGTAACAGTATATGAAGAGGATACTGATGCTGAAAAAATATGGCATGAAAAAGTAGGTGTTCCTCTTGAAAGAATTGTCAGGCTTGGAAAGGACGATAACTTCTGGGAATTAGAAGTAGGTCCAAGTGGTCCTTGTTCTGAAATATATTATGATACTGGAGAAGGTAAAGGCTGTGGATTACCTGATTGTAAACCAGGTTGTGACTGTAACAGATATATTGAAATATGGAATTTAGTATTTACCCAATTTGACAAAGATGAAAAAGGAGTTTATCATCCTTTGCCAAATCCTAACATAGATACAGGAATGGGACTTGAGAGAGTTGCTACAGTTCTTCAAGGTAAACCTTCAGTATTTGATGTTGAGCCATTGTTATCGATAATTAAAAAGATTGAAGAAATAACAAACTTAAGTTATGGAAAAGACAAGAATAAGGATACTGCAATGAAAATAATTTGCGACCATTCAAGAGCAGCAACTTTTATGATTGGTGACGGAGTTATTCCTTCAAATGAAGGTAGAGGATATGTTTTAAGAAGATTAATAAGAAGAGCTATCCGTAAGGGTAAATTTTTAGGCATACATAGAGAATTCTTAACAGAAACTGTTCAAGTAGTTATAAATGAGTGGGAAAAAGCATATCCTGAACTTTCAGAAAAGGAAAGTTATATATTAAAAGTTATAAATCTTGAAGAAGAAAAATTTAAAATAACAATAGACCAAGGGTTAGAGCTTTTACAGAAGGAAATACAAAAAATCAAAGAAGCTGACAAACATGTTTTAGATGGTAGTATTGCATTTAAGTTATATGATACTTATGGATTCCCGTATGAGCTTACCGAAGAAATATTAAATGAAAATGACTTTGAATTGGATAAAGAAGAATTTCTTGCAATAATGGAAGAACATAGAAAAATGGCAAGAGAAGCTAGAAATAAAACAGGTAGTTCAGGTTGGAAGAATAAAGATTTTAATATTGATGCAGCTAAAACAATTTTTACTGGATATACAGAAGTATCAGATGAAGCTGAAGTTCTTAAAATAATAGTTAATGGTGTTGAGAATAATACTATAGAGGAAGGGCAGTCAGGCTTTATTATACTTAATAAAACTCCTTTTTACGCTGAAAGCGGCGGACAGGTTGGAGATACAGGTAAGTTAGCTGCAGATGAATTTGAAGCAGATGTTATAAGTACTAATAAGTATAATAAAGATATTTATATTCACGAAGCTAAAATTATGAAAGGTTCTATCTCTGTAGGTGATAATATAATAGCTAGTATTGATGTTGATAAAAGAAAAAATATAGCTAAGAATCATACTAGTACTCATTTATTACATAAAGTATTAAAGCAAATTTTGGGAGAACATGTTAATCAAGCAGGATCTTATGTTTCAGAAGAGAGACTGCGATTTGACTATACACACTTTGAGACTATTGATGAAGCAACAATTAAGGAAATTGAAAGACGAGTAAATAAGGCAATTTTTGCAGATTATAAGGTATTTACTGATTTGTTGGATATTGAGGATGCAAAAAAATCTGGAGCTACTGCTTTATTTGATGAAAAATATGATGGTGTTGTGAGAGTTGTAAGTATAGATACCTTTAGCAAAGAACTTTGTGGAGGCACACATATTAATGAAACTGGGAAAATAGGTTTATTTAAAATTATTTCAGAAGGTAGTATAGCTTCAGGTGTGAGAAGAATAGAAGCTATAACTGGAAAAGCTGCTTTAAATTATTTAAATTATTTAAATGATTTAGTTGATGGATTGTCAGAAACTATGAAAACTACGAGAGAAGAACTTTTAAGTAAAGTGAATAATCTAAAAAAAGAGTTAAAAGATAAAGATAAAGAAATTCATAAGCTTAATAATGAAATTTTAAAGAATAATATAAATGAAATTCTTGATGATTATGAAGAAATAAATGGGCTAAAGTTGTTTGCGATTAAAACTAAAGATAAGGATGCTAACTCTTTAAGAGAAATGGCTGATAAAATAAAAGATAAAAATGAAAACTGTATTATAATTCTAGCATCTGACTTAGGAAACAAGGTGTTATTTGTATCATCTGTTACTAAGGATTTGGTTAAAAAAGGAATTCATGCTGGAAATATAATTAAAACAGCAGCAACTGTTGCTGGCGGAGGTGGTGGAGGAAGACCAGATTTCGCACAAGCTGGAGGAAAAAATCCAGAAAAAATTAATGAAGCATTTGAAGTAGTAAAAAATCAAATTAAAGAAATCAATTAG
- a CDS encoding ribonuclease J, with amino-acid sequence MATEKKHKLKVIPLGGMGEIGKNMTVFEYGNNIVIIDCGMSFPEDEMLGIDIVIPDITYLIKNADKIKGIILTHGHEDHIGSIPYLLKKINIPIYGTKLTLGLVENKLLEHKLDDVSLNVVEPGKTFNLGCFKVRLIRSNHSIPDAVGIAINTPIGTIVHTGDFKIDYTPINGDVIDLDAFAELGRKGVLLAMSDSTNVERPGYTESESTIGYKFMEIFKNSQSRIIVASFASNIHRVQQIINAAVAYGRKVSISGRSMLNTVKVSQELGYLNVPEGTIVNVNDLKKLKDNEIVIITTGSQGEPMSALTRMANNDHKKIQIKEGDLVIISASPVPGNEKTVSRVINTLYEKGAEVLYDALIPVHVSGHARREELKLMLTLLKPKFFIPAHGEYRHLVQHSKLAVELGIPEKNTVIAKNGSVIEITSKSIVRNGSVSSGNILVDGLGVGDVGNIVLRDRKLLSENGLIIVVLSTAKGTGKVVAGPEIVSRGFIYVRENIDLIEESKAVVRSALNKCSEGNIKEWNNIKMSIKDALSSFIYEKIKRNPMILPIIVEVKGEDFI; translated from the coding sequence ATGGCAACAGAAAAGAAACATAAATTAAAAGTCATTCCATTAGGGGGGATGGGCGAAATTGGAAAAAACATGACTGTATTTGAATATGGTAACAATATTGTTATTATAGACTGCGGTATGTCATTTCCAGAAGATGAAATGTTAGGTATAGATATTGTAATACCAGACATAACATATTTAATAAAGAATGCAGATAAAATAAAGGGTATAATATTAACTCATGGTCATGAGGATCATATTGGATCTATTCCATATTTATTGAAGAAAATCAATATTCCAATATATGGAACGAAATTAACATTGGGACTTGTTGAAAATAAGCTTTTAGAACATAAACTAGATGATGTGTCCTTAAATGTAGTAGAACCAGGAAAAACTTTTAACTTAGGATGCTTTAAAGTTAGATTAATTAGAAGTAATCATAGCATACCTGATGCAGTAGGAATAGCAATTAATACGCCTATAGGAACAATAGTTCACACTGGTGATTTTAAAATTGATTATACACCTATAAATGGAGATGTAATTGATTTAGATGCATTTGCTGAATTAGGACGTAAAGGTGTGCTACTAGCCATGTCAGATAGTACAAATGTTGAAAGACCTGGGTACACAGAATCTGAAAGTACAATTGGCTATAAATTCATGGAGATATTTAAAAATAGCCAGTCAAGAATAATAGTTGCATCTTTTGCTTCAAACATACATCGTGTCCAGCAAATAATAAATGCCGCAGTAGCCTATGGTAGAAAAGTTTCAATTTCAGGAAGAAGTATGTTAAATACTGTTAAGGTATCTCAGGAACTTGGATATTTAAATGTGCCTGAAGGAACAATAGTTAATGTAAATGATTTGAAAAAGTTAAAAGATAATGAAATAGTTATAATAACAACAGGGAGCCAAGGAGAGCCTATGTCGGCCCTTACAAGGATGGCTAATAATGATCATAAAAAAATACAAATTAAAGAAGGCGATTTAGTAATAATATCAGCTAGTCCAGTTCCAGGAAATGAAAAAACTGTATCAAGAGTTATAAATACGCTTTATGAAAAAGGAGCAGAAGTATTATATGATGCACTAATTCCAGTTCACGTATCTGGTCATGCTAGACGAGAAGAGTTGAAGTTAATGCTAACTCTTTTAAAACCAAAGTTTTTTATTCCTGCTCATGGTGAATATAGACATTTAGTGCAACATTCTAAACTTGCTGTAGAATTAGGAATACCTGAAAAAAATACTGTTATAGCAAAAAATGGTAGTGTAATAGAAATTACATCGAAATCAATTGTAAGGAATGGAAGTGTGTCATCTGGCAATATATTAGTAGATGGACTAGGTGTTGGAGATGTTGGAAATATAGTACTAAGAGATAGAAAGCTGTTATCAGAGAATGGTCTAATAATAGTAGTGCTATCTACAGCAAAAGGTACAGGAAAGGTTGTTGCAGGTCCAGAAATTGTTTCAAGAGGATTTATTTATGTAAGAGAAAATATAGATCTTATTGAAGAGTCAAAGGCTGTAGTTAGAAGTGCTTTAAATAAGTGTAGCGAAGGAAATATCAAAGAATGGAACAATATAAAGATGTCTATAAAAGATGCTTTAAGTAGCTTTATATATGAAAAAATTAAACGTAACCCAATGATACTTCCTATTATTGTAGAAGTTAAAGGTGAAGATTTTATATAA
- the nifS gene encoding cysteine desulfurase NifS yields the protein MSRKIYLDNAATTKVRKEVIEEMRGYFDEMYGNPSSSLYELGRKSKEAIENARSTVANFINADEKEIYFTAGGTESDNWAIKGVAFANKNKGNHIITTKIEHHAVLHTCEYLKKFGFETTYLDVDKYGMIDLEQLKTSIRPETILISVMYANNEIGTIQHIEEIGEIAKKHNITFHTDAVQALGSVKIDVKKQHIDLLSMSAHKIGGPKGVGGIFIRKGVKIDNFIHGGGQERGKRAGTEGVQNIAGFGKAVEIASRNFDKHIERLTSLRNRLMDGIKVNIPDVVLNGHPTERLANNVNFSYKYVEGESILLLLDMEGIAASSGSACTSGSLDPSHVLLATGLDHGTAHGSIRMTLSEEITEDDVDYVIETMKNIITRLRSISPLKDDNDL from the coding sequence ATGAGCAGAAAAATTTATCTTGATAATGCTGCCACAACAAAAGTAAGAAAAGAAGTAATAGAAGAAATGCGTGGCTATTTTGATGAGATGTATGGAAATCCATCAAGCTCTTTATATGAACTTGGAAGAAAGTCAAAGGAAGCAATTGAAAATGCACGAAGTACTGTTGCAAATTTTATAAATGCTGATGAAAAAGAAATATATTTTACTGCTGGTGGTACAGAATCAGATAACTGGGCTATTAAAGGCGTAGCTTTTGCTAATAAAAATAAAGGAAATCATATTATAACAACTAAAATAGAACATCATGCAGTTCTTCATACTTGTGAATATTTGAAAAAATTCGGATTTGAAACAACGTATTTAGATGTAGATAAATATGGAATGATAGATTTAGAGCAGTTGAAAACTAGCATAAGGCCTGAAACAATACTAATTTCTGTAATGTATGCAAATAATGAAATAGGAACTATTCAACATATTGAGGAAATTGGAGAAATTGCTAAAAAACATAATATAACATTCCATACTGACGCAGTTCAGGCTTTAGGCAGTGTTAAGATAGATGTTAAGAAACAACATATAGATTTATTGTCCATGTCTGCCCACAAGATTGGAGGGCCTAAAGGTGTTGGTGGAATTTTTATTCGTAAAGGTGTTAAGATAGACAACTTCATACATGGCGGTGGACAGGAAAGAGGAAAAAGAGCTGGTACTGAGGGTGTACAAAACATTGCAGGATTTGGTAAAGCTGTAGAAATTGCTTCAAGAAATTTCGACAAACATATAGAACGTTTGACTAGTCTTAGAAACAGACTTATGGATGGAATAAAGGTAAATATTCCAGATGTTGTATTAAATGGCCATCCAACAGAAAGACTTGCAAATAATGTAAATTTTTCATATAAATATGTTGAAGGTGAATCTATATTATTATTGTTAGATATGGAGGGTATTGCAGCTTCTAGCGGTTCAGCATGTACGTCAGGATCATTGGATCCTTCTCATGTACTTTTGGCCACTGGTCTTGATCATGGAACTGCACACGGTTCAATAAGAATGACTTTAAGTGAAGAAATTACAGAAGACGATGTTGATTATGTAATTGAAACAATGAAAAATATAATTACTAGACTAAGATCAATATCACCTCTTAAGGATGACAATGATTTATAA
- the ruvX gene encoding Holliday junction resolvase RuvX, which translates to MDRLMGLDVGDRTIGVAVSDLLMITAQGVTTIKRTNIKNDIKELKKIIEEYQVTKIVSGLPKRLDGSVGIQGEKVLEFLEKVKKHIDLPVELEDERFTTLMSEKMLIEADVKRKKRKEVIDKLAAVQILTSYMQRSTK; encoded by the coding sequence ATGGACAGATTAATGGGTCTTGATGTGGGAGATAGAACAATAGGAGTTGCAGTAAGTGATTTATTGATGATAACTGCGCAGGGTGTAACTACTATCAAAAGAACAAATATTAAAAATGATATTAAGGAACTCAAAAAAATAATTGAAGAATACCAAGTTACTAAAATTGTATCAGGACTACCAAAAAGATTAGATGGAAGTGTTGGGATACAAGGAGAAAAAGTTCTGGAATTTTTAGAAAAGGTAAAAAAACATATTGATTTGCCTGTTGAGCTTGAAGATGAACGTTTTACCACATTAATGTCTGAGAAAATGCTCATAGAAGCAGATGTAAAACGAAAGAAAAGAAAAGAAGTTATAGACAAATTAGCTGCGGTTCAAATATTGACTTCATATATGCAGCGAAGTACAAAATGA
- the nifU gene encoding Fe-S cluster assembly scaffold protein NifU: MYTEKVMDHFRNPRNVGSIEDADGIGQVGNPKCGDIMKIYLKINDEEIIEDVKFETFGCGSAIASSSMATELIKGKDINEAVEMTNKAVIEALGGLPPVKVHCSVLAEQAVKSALFDYSQKTGKIIKGLENYVPEDDEIHCH; the protein is encoded by the coding sequence ATGTATACAGAAAAAGTAATGGATCATTTTAGAAATCCAAGAAATGTAGGTTCAATTGAAGATGCTGATGGAATTGGGCAAGTTGGTAACCCTAAATGTGGGGATATAATGAAAATATATCTTAAGATTAATGATGAAGAAATTATAGAGGATGTAAAATTTGAAACATTTGGATGTGGTTCAGCTATTGCATCATCAAGTATGGCAACAGAACTTATAAAAGGCAAAGATATTAATGAAGCTGTGGAAATGACTAATAAGGCAGTTATTGAAGCTTTAGGAGGACTTCCACCTGTTAAGGTTCACTGTTCAGTATTAGCAGAGCAAGCAGTTAAGTCAGCGTTATTTGATTATTCACAGAAAACAGGTAAGATAATTAAGGGATTAGAAAATTATGTACCAGAGGATGATGAAATTCACTGTCATTAA
- a CDS encoding Fur family transcriptional regulator yields MSEIDNFQDILGDKGYKMTTQRRVVYDILMEKKDAHLSPEEVYELIKHKHPKIGLATIYRTLQLFEEIGLVYKLNFDEGCNRYEILLPNNNEIHQHHHLICKKCGKIIEVKEDLMNSLEEIIEKQYNFEILNHNVKFTGICSDCRKKENYNGNRKET; encoded by the coding sequence ATGAGTGAAATAGATAATTTTCAAGATATATTGGGTGATAAGGGATACAAAATGACTACTCAAAGAAGAGTAGTATATGATATATTAATGGAAAAAAAAGATGCACATTTAAGCCCAGAAGAAGTCTATGAACTTATTAAACACAAACATCCAAAAATTGGATTGGCTACAATATATAGAACTTTGCAACTCTTTGAAGAAATAGGATTAGTATATAAGCTAAATTTTGATGAAGGCTGCAATCGATATGAAATATTATTGCCAAACAATAATGAAATTCATCAACATCATCATTTAATATGCAAAAAATGTGGCAAAATTATTGAGGTCAAGGAAGATTTAATGAACTCATTGGAAGAAATTATAGAAAAACAATACAATTTTGAAATATTAAATCATAACGTTAAATTCACCGGAATCTGCAGTGATTGTAGAAAAAAGGAGAATTATAATGGCAACAGAAAAGAAACATAA
- a CDS encoding IreB family regulatory phosphoprotein produces the protein MDKNVNNNTTKFNYNTESLNEAREVISQVYKSLKEKGYNPNNQLIGYILSGDPTYITNYNNARSLIRKIERDELLEEIINVYLDVIEEN, from the coding sequence ATGGATAAGAATGTAAATAACAATACAACAAAATTTAATTACAATACAGAATCGTTAAATGAGGCTAGAGAAGTAATATCCCAAGTTTATAAATCATTGAAAGAGAAGGGATATAATCCAAATAACCAGCTCATAGGATATATATTATCAGGAGATCCAACTTATATAACTAATTATAATAATGCAAGAAGTTTAATAAGAAAAATTGAGCGAGACGAACTGTTAGAAGAAATAATAAATGTTTATTTGGATGTAATTGAAGAAAATTAG
- a CDS encoding putative Se/S carrier-like protein, whose translation MELYIITFKHGNYTIAAYSNLEKYKLTNIKLSQTPFSIKSECDLCLKTKDLETLKLIIRECRGKYPIDNVYSTIKQNGLLVYKLLPLTFD comes from the coding sequence ATGGAGTTATATATTATTACATTTAAGCATGGTAACTATACGATTGCGGCTTATAGCAATTTAGAAAAGTATAAACTAACAAATATAAAACTTTCTCAAACACCTTTTAGTATCAAAAGCGAATGTGATTTATGTTTAAAAACCAAAGATTTAGAAACATTAAAATTAATTATAAGAGAGTGTCGAGGAAAATATCCTATAGATAATGTTTATAGTACAATAAAACAAAATGGATTATTAGTATATAAATTATTACCTTTAACCTTTGATTAA